GGTTTGTCGCGACGCAGCGAGCGAGTGCTCGGGCCGACCCTGGCCGCACTGCGTCAGATCGCGATTTTCGCCTGGGTGCCATTGCTCACCGCCTGGTTCGGCCTGGGTGAGTTGGCCAAGTGGGTGTTTATCGCCCTGGCGGCGTTTTTTCCGCTGTTCATTGCCACGCAGCGCAGCGTGCTGAACCTGTCGCCACAGCTGCGCGAAGCCGCGCACGTGCTGCGCCTGAACCTGTTCCAGCGCCTGCGCCGCCTGGTGCTGCCGGGCGCGGCGGCGGGGATCTTCGCCGGCCTGCGCCTGAGCCTGATCTATGCCTGGCTGGGCACCATCGGCGCGGAATATTTCATGCCGTCCAATGGCGGCATCGGCAGCCTGATGATCGGCGCCCAACAGTTGCTGCGCATGGACCTGATCATGGGCGGCATGCTGCTGGTCGGCCTTACCGGCGCGACGCTCAACCTTATCGGCCAACGCATCGAAACCCGCGCCACGCGCTGGAGACACGTATGAACGCACCTATCGTCAGCTTCAACCATGTAGGCAAGACCTTCGACGTCGACGGCTTTGAGCTGGAGGCGATTCGCGAATTCAACCTGGACATTACCGAGGGCGAGTTCGTGGCGATTGTGGGCTCAAGCGGCTGCGGCAAATCTACCCTGCTGCGCCTGCTGGTGGGGCTGGATACGCAGTTTCGTGGCGAGATCCGGGTGGACGGCAACGCCGTAAAGGGTATCGGCGGCGAACGCGGCATCGTGTTCCAGGAACACCGGTTGTTCCCCTGGCTGACCGTCGCAGAAAACATCGGCCTGGGCCTGGTCAACGAGCCGTTGAGCGAGGCCGAGCGCAACCGGCGCATCGGTGATTTTATCGAATTGGTGGGCCTTACCGACTTTACCCGCGCTTATCCGCATCAGCTGTCCGGCGGCATGGCGCAGCGTGTGGCAATCGCCCGTGGGCTGGTGGCCAGCCCGCGTATTCTGCTGCTCGACGAGCCGTTCGGCGCCCTCGATGCGCTGACCCGTCAGCAGATGCAAGACGAGCTATTGGCCATTCGCGCCCGCGCCAAAATTACCACCGTGCTGGTAACCCACGATGTGGAAGAAGCGATTTTTCTGGCCGACCGCGTGGTGGTGATGGAGCCGCGACCCGGGCGCATCAAGCAAGTAGTGGACATCGCCCTGCCCCATCCACGCCAGCGCAGCAGCTTCGAGTTCCACCAACTGCGCGAAGAGCTGCTGCATGAACTGATCAGCGACGACCACTATCAACCGCCGCTGCGCGAACAGATTCGCGACCTGCCGCTGGCGTTTATTGCCTGTTAGGCCTGAAAACATCGTTGGCCGCGACGACATCGACGCTTACAACCCCAGCATTGCGATGGCTGAGCAAGACGACTTAGATGCGGGCTCACTGTATCTACCCAGTGTCTTTTCAACCCTACTTGCTCAGGAAGAGTATGCATGACTGTAGCGTCCCGATTGATCGCCTGTGTGGCCCTTTCCCTGCTGACAATGGCAGCGCAGGCCGCGCCCAAACTAGCCCCGGCGGCCCCGCCGCTTATCGAGGTGGTAAACAAAACCAAGACCCCGCTGGACATTATTCAGGGTAAATGGATAACCGTTGTGCTGCCGGGCGAGAGCCAGCAGGTTGAAGATTCCAAAACCCGCCCGCTGACGATCGCCACTAAAACCCATGAAGCAGCCATCCGATTTGTAACGCTTTCATACGCCAAAGGCTGCAAGGCAGCCACCTGCCTGCTGATTAGCGGAGAGTAATCCTCACACCGGCGCAGTCTGGGTTGCTTGCGACTGCGCCTGCGTTTTGCCCTCAAAGCGATTGGCCCGGGCAAACGTACCGAAATCATTGAAGCGCACACCCATCTCGCGCATCACCTTATGCGCCACCTTGGCGGTCATCTGGCGAATGTAGAACGGCTCCTTCACCACAAAATGGTGGATGCCGTGGGTGCTGCCGAAGTTGAAGCAGAACGCCTGCAATGGCCACATCCACCAGGGGTTCAGCACTTGGGTTTGCTGGATCACGTTGCCCAGTTCCACATCGCCGTAATAGTGCATGTTGGAGCTGACAAAGTGCAGGCAAAAGGTGCGCAGCATGTTGGGGCCGATGATCACCACGGCGGCGATATCGATCACCTGCATCATCTGCAAAGTGCCGGCGGACCAGTCGATGGGCGCGCCCATCAGGCTGGCAATGCCATTGGCGGCATGAAAGCCCAGGAACACATACCACGCGCCCCAATGCAGCAGTGCCAGCGGTGCGTACACCAGCAGCGAGCGTTTGAGGATCTTGAGTTTGTGACTCCAGGTTTTGGCCCGCAGCATGCGGATAAACGCCGACATCAGGTTATCGCCCACCATCAGCAACCGCGCGAACCCCCAGGGCTCGCCATTGGTGATGGCGCGTTCTTCCATATCGGTCTCGGTGCCCGACACCTTGTGGTGGTTAAGGTGCAGGTGCCGGCGTATCCACGGGTTGATGGTGCTCGGCCGCGCCAGCCACACCAGGCCCATCATCAGGTTGTGTGGCACGCGTTGCTTGCGAAAGTACATGCTGTGGATCAGGTCGTGTTCCAGCTCGTGGGTCAGCGAAGCGAGGAAGGCATTGAGCAGCAGGCACGCCCACCAGGCCATATGGCCGGTGATATACAGCGCCGCCGAGCCAAGCATGCCGAGCAAGGCAAAGGCCAGGATGCCCGCGCCCAACGCGTCCTGATGCAGCAGCCAGGGGTGCTGTTGGCGCAACCGCACGCCTTCGGCGAGCACCACTTCGCGGATTTTTGCCGAGCGCTGTTGCGCGTTCATCTGTTGGGGACTTGCAGAAGTACCGTCCATGCTCCCATCCTCTTGTTAAGTGATACGTCCATCCTGCCCCAAGCGATCGGGCGGGACGCTAGCCCCGGACGCCAACCTGTTGACCGCAAGCGCCAATCACCATGACTGAACCCACCTCCCTCGCCAGCTGGACCCGCGCCCTGCGCAAGCAGCTCGACGCCCTGAACCTGGACAGCGCCGCGCTGTGCAGTGAGGCCGGGCTCGATCCGCAGCAGATGGACGACCCCAATGCGCGTTACCCGCTGTCGGCCACCACGCGCTTGTGGGAACTGGCGGTGCAGGCCAGCGGCGACCCGGCGATTGGCTTGCGAGTGTCACGGTTCGTCAGCCCCACCACCTTTCATGCGCTGGGTTATGCACTGGTGGCCAGCGGCAGCTTGCGTGAGGTGTTCGAGCGCATCGTGCGGTATCACCAAGTGGTCAGCGATGCGCTGACCCTGGAGCTTAGTGCAGAGGGCGAGCGTTACCACTTTCGCCTGCTGCAACCGCCCGACAGCCCGGCGCCGGCGCTGGAAGCCATTGATGCGTTTGCGGCGATTTACGTGCGTACCTGTCGCAACCGCCTGGGCCGCGACTATGCGCCGTTGGCGGTGTACCTGCGCCGCCCGGAACCCGCCGACCCCAAACCCTGGCATGCGGTATTCCGCGCGCCGGTGTTTTTTGGCGCCGAGGAAGACCGCTTGGAGTTCGCCGCACGGGATTTCGACAGCCACCTGGACGACGCCAACCCCGAGTTGGCCGAGCACAATGAAACCGTGCTCAAGCGCACCCTTGCCCAACTGCAACCGCTGACTTGGGAGCGCAAGGTGCGCAGGGCGATCGAGGAACAATTGCCCGAGGGCGAGCCGAGTGCCGAGCGCATTGCCCAGGCATTGCACCTGAGCCTGCGCAGCTTGCAGCGGCACCTGGCGGATGAGGGCTGTCGGTTTGATGCGTTGCTCAACGAGTGCCGCGAGAACCTGGCGCTGCTGCACTTGCGTGATCCGCACTGCTCATTGGCCGAGATCAGTTATTTGCTCGGGTTTGCCGATACCAGCAGTTTCAGCCGCGCGTTCAAGCGCTGGACGGGGATGACGCCGGGGCAGTTTCGCGATGGGTTGCGCTAGGTCGGGGCTCATCGCAGGCAAGCCAGCTCCCACAGGGGAATGCATTCCAACTGTGGGAGCTGGCTTGCCTGCGATAGCGGTGGCTCAGCGACCACGCCGCAAGAGTTTTTTCACCCGCGCGACCAGCACCTTGGCATCAAACGGCTTGAGCAGATAATCATCCTCATGCAGTTCCAGCCCACGCAAGCGGTCTTCAATCCCGCCCGGCGTGGTCAGGAACAACATCGGCGTCTCACCCTTCAACCGAATCGCCTGCTGCAACTTCCAGGCATTCAGGCCCGGCAGCATCACATCCAGGATCACCAGGTCGTATTCGCTGCTTTCAACCAGGCGCAACGCCGCCATGCCATTGGCCGCGACTTCGACGCTGTAACTGGCCTCGTTCAAGCCCTGGGCCATCCGCTGTGCCTCTTCGGATTCATGTTCCACTAACAGCACGCGCATAACACACCTCGATTAATCAGGCTTGCAGGCTAACACCCTCAGGTGTGCGCCGCCTCACGCAGTCGCCGGGCGTCGAGGATTTCGATCTCGCCGTAACCCAGGCGCACGATACCTTGGGCCTGCAGGTCTTTGAGCAAGGCGTTGGTGGTCTGGCGTGACAGGCTCAACATCGCGGCCAGGTCTTCCTGGGGCAGTTGCAGCACGCTTTTTGAATACTCGGCTTCGCCATAACCCTCAACGATCATCAACAGACGATGGGCCAGGCGTACCGAGGCAGGCATCAGGCTCAGTTGCTCGATATTGATAAAACTCAGGCGCAGTTTCTGGCTCATCAGCAAGGCCAGGTCGCGCCAGTACTGCGGGCTGTCATTGAGGATATTCAACAGCGCCTGTTGTGGCACCTGCAGCAGCGTGCACGGCCCGACGGCGCAGGCGTCATGGGTGCGTGGCAGGCCGTCGAACAGGCAAATCTCACCCAACCAGAAGGGTGATTCCACCAGACTCAACAGTGCTTCCTTGCCGTGCTCATTCACCGCGCTGATGCGCAAGGCGCCGTCGAGCACCGCGTACAGGCCACAGGGCGGGTCGCCGCGCTTGAACAGGGTTTGCCCCGCCGCCAGCTGTCGCAGCCGGGCGTGGACCAGCAGGCTATGCTGAAAAGGATCCGGCAGGTGGCTGAACCAGTGGCCGCAGGCCAAGCGAGTACGCCATTTCTCTGTGTCCATGAGCACTCCGAAGATTGTCGCCCAGCTGACAGTCAATCACAGGCGGACAGGGCATGATCCAGCATCCTACAGGAGGAACAACAATGAAAAGCCTCGTCGACCACCTCAGCCAATACGCCGCCTACCACCGCGACCCGCGCAATATCGCCAGCCACTTTATCGGCATCCCGCTGATCGTCGTCGCCGTGGCGGTGCTGTTGTCACGCCCCGAATGGGCCGTCGGCAGCCTGTGGATATCTCCGGCAGTCCTGCTCGCGCTGTTTTCGGCATGGTTTTACCTGCGCCTGGAACTGGCGCTGGGCGTGCTGATGACGGTGTTGATGGGCTTGTCGGTGTGGGCCGGGCATGCGCTGGCGGCGCAGAGCACGCTGGTGTGGCTGAGCAGCGGCATCGGGATGTTTGTGGTGGGCTGGGTGATTCAGTTTGTCGGGCACTACTACGAAGGCAGAAAGCCGGCGTTTGTGGATGATGTGTCGGGGCTGATTGTGGGGCCGTTGTTTGTGGTGGCGGAGTTGGCGTTTTTGCTGGGGTTGCGGCATGGTCTCAAGGAGCAGATTGAGCAGCGCTCGGGGCCAGTAACGCGCCGTGATCTGGAGCCGAGAAAGGTCTGAATGTGGGAGCGGCGGTGCGACGATTCGACTTGCTCGCGAATGCGGTGTATCAGTCGGTATTTCTGTTGACTGACACTCTGTATTCGCGAGCAAGTCGAATCGTCGCACCGCCGCTCCCACATTGGGTTTTGCAGTGTTTTCAGGCTTTTTGCCAGACCTTGGGCTTGAAGAACAAGGTCTCGCCACGCGCCAGACCGGTCAGGCTGTCGTGGTCTTTGACCACTTCGGCCTCGATCAACTCGCTTTGGCCTTCGACCTTCAGCGTTACCCGTGTGGTGGCGCCGAGCGGGCGAATATCGCGCACTTGCGCCGCGTGGTGATCTTCCAGCTCATGGCGCGACAGCGACACTTCATGGGGGCGGAACAGCACGTGCTTGTCCTCACCCAGATGCAGGCGGTTGGAATCACCAAGGAAGTGATACACAAAATCGCTGGCCGGGTTTTCGTAGACTTCGCCCGGTGAGCCAATCTGCTCGATCACGCCCTTGTTCATCACCACGATGCGGTCAGCAACTTCCATGGCCTCTTCCTGGTCGTGGGTCACGAACACCGAGGTCAGGTTGATGTCTTCGTGCAGGCGCGCCAGCCAGCGGCGCAGCTCTTTACGCACCTTGGCGTCGAGGGCGCCGAAGGGTTCGTCCAGCAACAGCACTTTGGGTTCTACCGCCAGGGCGCGCGCCAGGGCGATACGCTGGCGCTGGCCGCCGGAGAGTTGTTCCGGGTAGCGATCCGACAGCCAATCCAACTGCACCATGTTCAACAGTTCATGCACCTTGACCGCAATCTGGCTTTCGCTCGGGCGCTGGTTTTTCGGCTTCATGCGCAGGCCGAAGGCAACGTTGTCGAACACGGTCATGTGGCGAAACAACGCGTAGTGCTGGAACACAAAACCGACGTTGCGATCCCGCACGTCGTGGCCGGACACGTCTTCGCCGTGGAACACGATGCTGCCGTCATCCGGGGTTTCCAGGCCGGCGATGATGCGCAGCAAGGTGGTCTTGCCGCAGCCGGACGGGCCCAGCAACGCCACCAGCTCGCCACTCTGGATATCCAGATTGATGCTGTTCAGGGCCTTGAAGGCGTTGAAATTCTTGCTGACATTACGGACTTCGATCGACATGACTTATTCCTCACCGGCGCTGTTGCGCAGGCGGTTGATACGGTTCTCGCTCCACTGCTTGAGCAGCAGGATGAAGAGCGCCAGGATCAGCAACAGGCTCGCGACGGCAAACGCGGCGACATGGTTGTATTCGTTGTAGAGGATCTCGACGTGCAGCGGCAAGGTGTTGGTCACCCCGCGAATGTGGCCGGACACCACCGACACCGCGCCGAACTCACCCAGCGCCCGCGCGGTACACAGCACCACGCCGTAGATCAGGCCCCACTTGATGTTCGGCACGGTCACGTGCCAGAACATCTGCCAGCCGTTGGCGCCCAACAGGCGTGCGGCTTCTTCTTCCTGGGTGCCCTGCTCCTGCATCAGCGGGATCAGTTCACGGGCCACGAACGGCACCGTCACGAAGATGGTCGCCAGCACAATGCCAGGCAAAGCGAACACGATCTGGATGTCATGCTCTTGCAGCCACGGGCCGAAGAAGCCCTGGGCGCCGAACATCAGCACGTAGACCAGGCCCGCGATCACCGGTGACACCGAGAACGGCAGGTCGATCAGCGTGACCAGAATGCTCTTGCCACGGAACGAGTACTTGCTCACACACCACGCGGCGCTGACGCCAAACACCAGGTTGAGCGGCACCGAAATCACCACGGCGATCACCGTGAGCTTGAGCGCCGACAACGCGTCCGGCTCAAGGATCGCCGTGAAGAACGCGCCGAGGCCGTTCTTCAAGCCCTGGGACACCACGATAAACAGCGGCAGCAGCAGGAACAGCGCGAATACCAGCCAGCCAAGTGTGATCAGGATGCGCCGCGACACCGCGCTGCCACGACGGGCAGCGTTGGCCGAGGACGCGGCGGAAATAGACGATTGGGACATGTTCCGCGCCTCCTTATGGGGTTTCGATGCGCCGCTGCAGCAAGTTGATCAGCAGCAGCAGGACAAAGGAAACCACCAGCATCATCACGCCGATGGCGGTGGCGCCGGTGTAGTCGTATTGGTCGAGCTTGACCATGATCAGCAACGGCAGA
The window above is part of the Pseudomonas sp. KBS0710 genome. Proteins encoded here:
- a CDS encoding ABC transporter ATP-binding protein — protein: MNAPIVSFNHVGKTFDVDGFELEAIREFNLDITEGEFVAIVGSSGCGKSTLLRLLVGLDTQFRGEIRVDGNAVKGIGGERGIVFQEHRLFPWLTVAENIGLGLVNEPLSEAERNRRIGDFIELVGLTDFTRAYPHQLSGGMAQRVAIARGLVASPRILLLDEPFGALDALTRQQMQDELLAIRARAKITTVLVTHDVEEAIFLADRVVVMEPRPGRIKQVVDIALPHPRQRSSFEFHQLREELLHELISDDHYQPPLREQIRDLPLAFIAC
- a CDS encoding fatty acid desaturase, producing MDGTSASPQQMNAQQRSAKIREVVLAEGVRLRQQHPWLLHQDALGAGILAFALLGMLGSAALYITGHMAWWACLLLNAFLASLTHELEHDLIHSMYFRKQRVPHNLMMGLVWLARPSTINPWIRRHLHLNHHKVSGTETDMEERAITNGEPWGFARLLMVGDNLMSAFIRMLRAKTWSHKLKILKRSLLVYAPLALLHWGAWYVFLGFHAANGIASLMGAPIDWSAGTLQMMQVIDIAAVVIIGPNMLRTFCLHFVSSNMHYYGDVELGNVIQQTQVLNPWWMWPLQAFCFNFGSTHGIHHFVVKEPFYIRQMTAKVAHKVMREMGVRFNDFGTFARANRFEGKTQAQSQATQTAPV
- a CDS encoding AraC family transcriptional regulator, which translates into the protein MTEPTSLASWTRALRKQLDALNLDSAALCSEAGLDPQQMDDPNARYPLSATTRLWELAVQASGDPAIGLRVSRFVSPTTFHALGYALVASGSLREVFERIVRYHQVVSDALTLELSAEGERYHFRLLQPPDSPAPALEAIDAFAAIYVRTCRNRLGRDYAPLAVYLRRPEPADPKPWHAVFRAPVFFGAEEDRLEFAARDFDSHLDDANPELAEHNETVLKRTLAQLQPLTWERKVRRAIEEQLPEGEPSAERIAQALHLSLRSLQRHLADEGCRFDALLNECRENLALLHLRDPHCSLAEISYLLGFADTSSFSRAFKRWTGMTPGQFRDGLR
- a CDS encoding response regulator is translated as MRVLLVEHESEEAQRMAQGLNEASYSVEVAANGMAALRLVESSEYDLVILDVMLPGLNAWKLQQAIRLKGETPMLFLTTPGGIEDRLRGLELHEDDYLLKPFDAKVLVARVKKLLRRGR
- a CDS encoding Crp/Fnr family transcriptional regulator: MDTEKWRTRLACGHWFSHLPDPFQHSLLVHARLRQLAAGQTLFKRGDPPCGLYAVLDGALRISAVNEHGKEALLSLVESPFWLGEICLFDGLPRTHDACAVGPCTLLQVPQQALLNILNDSPQYWRDLALLMSQKLRLSFINIEQLSLMPASVRLAHRLLMIVEGYGEAEYSKSVLQLPQEDLAAMLSLSRQTTNALLKDLQAQGIVRLGYGEIEILDARRLREAAHT
- a CDS encoding DUF962 domain-containing protein, producing the protein MKSLVDHLSQYAAYHRDPRNIASHFIGIPLIVVAVAVLLSRPEWAVGSLWISPAVLLALFSAWFYLRLELALGVLMTVLMGLSVWAGHALAAQSTLVWLSSGIGMFVVGWVIQFVGHYYEGRKPAFVDDVSGLIVGPLFVVAELAFLLGLRHGLKEQIEQRSGPVTRRDLEPRKV
- a CDS encoding sulfate/molybdate ABC transporter ATP-binding protein, translating into MSIEVRNVSKNFNAFKALNSINLDIQSGELVALLGPSGCGKTTLLRIIAGLETPDDGSIVFHGEDVSGHDVRDRNVGFVFQHYALFRHMTVFDNVAFGLRMKPKNQRPSESQIAVKVHELLNMVQLDWLSDRYPEQLSGGQRQRIALARALAVEPKVLLLDEPFGALDAKVRKELRRWLARLHEDINLTSVFVTHDQEEAMEVADRIVVMNKGVIEQIGSPGEVYENPASDFVYHFLGDSNRLHLGEDKHVLFRPHEVSLSRHELEDHHAAQVRDIRPLGATTRVTLKVEGQSELIEAEVVKDHDSLTGLARGETLFFKPKVWQKA
- the cysW gene encoding sulfate ABC transporter permease subunit CysW, whose translation is MSQSSISAASSANAARRGSAVSRRILITLGWLVFALFLLLPLFIVVSQGLKNGLGAFFTAILEPDALSALKLTVIAVVISVPLNLVFGVSAAWCVSKYSFRGKSILVTLIDLPFSVSPVIAGLVYVLMFGAQGFFGPWLQEHDIQIVFALPGIVLATIFVTVPFVARELIPLMQEQGTQEEEAARLLGANGWQMFWHVTVPNIKWGLIYGVVLCTARALGEFGAVSVVSGHIRGVTNTLPLHVEILYNEYNHVAAFAVASLLLILALFILLLKQWSENRINRLRNSAGEE